A single window of Thalassoroseus pseudoceratinae DNA harbors:
- a CDS encoding FtsK/SpoIIIE domain-containing protein, translating into MNESDSRFQPARYRELLDRFLAGVQQRHEAQEAINVMRMAGEDPELDERRNELAKLIETAEQQHQEIESEYGERLAAIETEHQAEIGAAESEYRLATREANQTWSTQTEAVEAKYRDNDWMLSSLLDDESDDSPKREYESFRDHTEATEERLIVEFATLRETYERVAETVRSRGHWRGDLSSPHVETAKTTERARERFDAAKAAFDEHHASFEKRWFPRIVSGWRVLAIGFTIWLAVFAVLFFLVDPQQIGLRSLDRIGWALASGGALVVVCGLIGLILWDIAARKTWTAFIPMHESIVIASDAQRQWNKRSKAELQRREKDFRQRQAFVQKRRRMAEEKFNTERTERLEALTVTRDEKLHAAAIVQEERIHQVNTVAAEQKTAVEQEHHQQLENWTRNLEQRRSELEDRIAELETHRLTDEANRRTTMEREWSLMLNGVREAAEEIQSAGQSRSHEWDEVLQSDWPVPEQIPSQMRLGDFRLDLQSHLGGQFQPEAVDLETETAWNLPLMLPFPHSPSLVVETNQGGRNEAVSVLQVAMLRLLTQLPPGKVRFTVIDPVGLGEPFSAFMHLADYDDLLITNRIWTESAHIDQQLTDLTEHLENVFQKYLRNEFETIEDYNHHAGEVAEPYRILVVAGFPSAFTERAASRLTSIMASGPRCGVYTLLSVDTRQTMPRGFQLSDVEQNATVLRWQGNGFESSIDGHYDLPIVPDDPPEPNLFTGIVRKLGDLSRHVRRVEVPFHRIVPTEDRYWTDDSRGVLDCPLGRSGATKLQHLRFGIGTSQHALVAGRTGSGKSTLLHVLVTTLALKYSPDDIEFYLIDFKKGVEFKTYASHNLPHAKVIAIESDREFGVSTLQRLDDVLKERGELFRDLGVQDIGQFRDTQPDTPMPRILLVVDEFQEFFVEDDRHSQTASLLLDRLVRQGRAFGIHVLLGSQTLGGAYSLARTTLSQMAVRIALQCSEADAHLILSEDNTAARLLTRPGEAIYNDANGMLEGNNLFQVAWLGDEEHDRYLEQVRDLATKHGRQLASPIVFEGNVPASLKRNTELVQRLQNMPPDTTESPLTVWWGEPVSISHPTQTAFVRQAGANVLIVGQAGTMIEGLFIGACLSLAAGVADDDASELPTFCRLTGTDDHNASWATLSELLPQAIRTVTPNGTADVIREIATEVKRRIDENSTASPVFLFIDDVSQFRDLRKAEDDFGFTTSLDRDKPASPGKAFGEVLRDGPAVGIHTIVSANSYNTVDRWFGRQLLREFETRVVFQMSPGDSSNLVDSPAASRLGPNRALLYRDDQGTVEKFRPYGPPSPETLHELLGDGTEAEVEPPQQLDVAEDINEWTIM; encoded by the coding sequence ATGAACGAATCTGATTCAAGATTTCAACCAGCTCGGTATCGGGAACTGCTCGATCGATTTCTCGCGGGCGTTCAGCAACGGCACGAAGCCCAGGAAGCCATCAACGTGATGCGGATGGCCGGGGAAGATCCGGAATTAGATGAACGCCGCAACGAACTCGCGAAGCTGATCGAGACCGCTGAGCAACAGCACCAAGAGATCGAAAGCGAATACGGCGAGCGATTGGCCGCTATCGAAACTGAGCATCAAGCCGAGATCGGAGCGGCTGAGTCTGAATATCGACTTGCGACCCGCGAAGCCAATCAAACTTGGTCCACGCAGACCGAAGCCGTGGAAGCCAAGTACCGCGACAACGATTGGATGTTATCGTCGCTGCTCGATGATGAATCGGACGACAGCCCCAAGCGTGAATACGAATCGTTCCGTGACCACACCGAGGCGACCGAGGAGCGATTGATCGTCGAGTTTGCGACGCTGCGAGAAACGTATGAGCGTGTTGCGGAAACGGTGCGATCCCGTGGCCACTGGCGTGGTGACCTGAGTAGTCCGCACGTCGAAACCGCGAAAACCACGGAGAGAGCCCGCGAACGTTTCGACGCGGCCAAAGCCGCATTCGACGAACATCACGCCAGTTTCGAGAAACGTTGGTTTCCAAGAATCGTCTCCGGTTGGCGTGTACTGGCTATTGGTTTCACGATTTGGTTGGCGGTTTTTGCCGTCTTGTTTTTCCTAGTTGATCCGCAACAAATTGGGCTGCGAAGTCTCGACCGCATCGGTTGGGCACTCGCCAGCGGTGGTGCTTTGGTTGTGGTTTGTGGGCTGATCGGTCTGATTCTGTGGGACATCGCAGCCCGCAAAACGTGGACGGCATTTATTCCGATGCATGAGTCGATCGTCATTGCCAGCGATGCCCAGCGACAATGGAACAAACGCTCCAAGGCGGAACTGCAACGACGCGAGAAAGACTTCCGGCAGCGACAGGCATTCGTTCAGAAACGTCGACGAATGGCCGAGGAAAAATTCAACACCGAACGCACCGAGCGGCTGGAAGCGCTCACGGTCACGCGGGATGAAAAACTCCATGCCGCCGCGATTGTCCAGGAAGAACGGATTCACCAAGTGAACACCGTTGCCGCTGAGCAGAAAACGGCGGTGGAACAGGAGCATCATCAACAGCTTGAGAATTGGACAAGGAATTTGGAGCAACGACGGTCCGAACTCGAAGATCGGATTGCGGAATTAGAAACTCATCGACTAACCGACGAAGCGAATCGCCGCACGACAATGGAACGTGAATGGTCACTCATGCTCAACGGTGTCCGAGAAGCGGCAGAGGAAATTCAATCGGCTGGCCAATCGCGATCGCATGAGTGGGACGAGGTGCTCCAATCCGACTGGCCGGTGCCAGAACAGATTCCATCACAAATGCGACTCGGTGATTTCCGGCTGGATCTGCAAAGTCATCTCGGAGGCCAATTCCAACCGGAGGCGGTCGATCTGGAAACGGAAACCGCGTGGAATCTTCCGTTGATGTTGCCGTTCCCGCATTCGCCGTCCTTGGTGGTCGAAACGAATCAAGGCGGTCGAAACGAAGCCGTCAGTGTATTACAGGTGGCGATGTTGCGATTACTCACGCAACTTCCGCCCGGCAAAGTGCGATTTACGGTGATTGATCCCGTAGGGCTCGGTGAACCGTTTTCCGCGTTCATGCACCTGGCAGACTACGACGACTTACTGATAACCAATCGGATTTGGACCGAGTCGGCTCATATCGATCAACAACTCACCGATCTGACCGAACACTTAGAGAACGTTTTCCAAAAATATCTGCGGAACGAATTTGAAACCATCGAAGACTACAACCATCACGCCGGTGAGGTTGCGGAGCCGTATCGGATTTTGGTGGTCGCTGGGTTTCCGTCGGCGTTTACCGAACGGGCGGCGTCTCGATTGACGAGCATCATGGCGAGTGGCCCCCGTTGCGGCGTTTACACACTACTGAGTGTCGACACCCGCCAGACCATGCCGCGTGGTTTCCAACTCTCCGATGTCGAGCAGAACGCGACCGTATTACGGTGGCAGGGGAACGGATTTGAAAGTTCGATCGATGGTCACTACGACTTGCCGATCGTCCCGGATGATCCCCCCGAACCGAACTTGTTCACGGGAATCGTGAGGAAGCTGGGCGATCTGTCGCGACATGTGCGACGAGTCGAAGTGCCGTTCCACCGCATCGTGCCCACCGAAGATCGGTATTGGACCGATGACAGTCGAGGCGTGCTGGATTGTCCGCTCGGTCGTTCCGGCGCCACGAAATTGCAGCATCTTCGCTTCGGTATCGGCACATCGCAGCATGCGTTGGTCGCTGGTCGAACCGGGTCTGGGAAATCGACTCTGCTTCACGTACTCGTCACAACATTGGCGTTGAAGTACAGCCCGGACGACATCGAATTCTATTTAATCGACTTCAAGAAAGGCGTCGAATTCAAAACGTACGCCTCCCACAATTTGCCGCACGCGAAGGTGATCGCCATCGAAAGTGATCGCGAATTCGGCGTTAGCACATTGCAACGGTTGGACGATGTCCTCAAAGAACGTGGGGAACTCTTCCGTGATCTCGGTGTGCAGGACATCGGTCAGTTTCGCGATACCCAACCCGACACACCGATGCCACGCATTCTGCTGGTCGTCGATGAATTCCAAGAGTTCTTTGTCGAAGACGATCGCCACTCCCAAACCGCGAGTCTGCTGCTTGACCGATTGGTACGTCAGGGGCGTGCGTTTGGAATCCACGTGCTACTTGGATCGCAAACGCTCGGCGGTGCGTATTCGTTGGCACGGACAACGCTCAGCCAGATGGCCGTTCGGATCGCATTGCAGTGCAGTGAGGCCGATGCGCACCTGATCCTCAGTGAAGATAACACCGCCGCACGGTTGCTGACACGGCCTGGCGAAGCCATCTATAACGACGCCAACGGCATGCTCGAAGGGAACAATTTGTTCCAGGTCGCTTGGTTGGGTGATGAAGAACACGACCGGTATTTAGAGCAAGTTCGCGATTTGGCGACGAAACACGGTCGCCAACTGGCCAGTCCAATCGTGTTCGAGGGAAATGTCCCAGCGAGTTTGAAACGAAACACTGAACTTGTTCAGCGGTTGCAGAACATGCCGCCGGATACCACCGAAAGTCCGCTTACAGTTTGGTGGGGGGAACCGGTTTCGATCAGTCATCCCACGCAGACTGCATTTGTGCGTCAGGCGGGAGCGAATGTGTTGATCGTCGGTCAGGCGGGGACGATGATTGAAGGTTTGTTCATTGGGGCGTGTCTAAGTCTTGCAGCAGGAGTGGCGGATGATGACGCTTCCGAACTACCAACCTTCTGCCGATTGACTGGTACAGACGACCACAATGCGAGCTGGGCCACGCTCTCGGAATTGCTGCCGCAGGCAATTCGGACTGTCACTCCAAATGGAACGGCTGATGTCATTCGTGAGATCGCCACGGAAGTGAAACGTCGAATTGACGAAAACTCGACGGCATCACCGGTGTTTTTGTTCATCGATGATGTCAGTCAGTTCCGCGACCTGCGGAAAGCTGAGGACGATTTCGGGTTCACAACCAGTCTCGATCGCGACAAACCGGCCAGTCCCGGCAAAGCATTTGGGGAGGTTCTCCGCGACGGTCCGGCGGTTGGCATTCATACCATCGTTTCTGCGAACTCTTACAACACGGTTGATCGGTGGTTCGGTCGTCAGTTGCTGCGGGAATTCGAAACTCGTGTCGTGTTTCAGATGAGTCCCGGAGATTCCAGCAACCTGGTCGACTCTCCTGCCGCAAGCCGACTCGGTCCGAACCGCGCACTTTTGTACCGTGATGATCAAGGCACCGTAGAGAAGTTCCGACCGTACGGCCCACCATCGCCCGAGACACTCCATGAACTTTTGGGCGATGGCACCGAAGCCGAAGTTGAGCCACCGCAACAACTTGACGTCGCGGAAGATATCAACGAATGGACCATTATGTAG